Proteins encoded in a region of the Paenibacillus pedocola genome:
- a CDS encoding LysR family transcriptional regulator — protein MESRHLFTFLVVVEAGSFTRAAQKLDYAQSSITAQIQSLEAELGQPLFDRIGKKIMLTDAGRRLLPYAQEISRMHSLARDALRSETELSGVLRIGAPESLAAFRLPGIIKEFRGSHPQVQITLKPGACWELTDFVRTGELDLAFLLQPETEYKDLQCETLIHEAMTMIAPLNHPLINAAEVEPTDLKNETILHTETGCTYRTLFERHLNSHGVFPDPNLEFWSIEAIKQCVMSGLGISFLPLITVRSELAEGKLARLNWNDEAQRVATQIVYHHKKWISPALNEFLNIVQTHALKWREEAANS, from the coding sequence ATGGAATCACGGCATTTATTCACATTCCTGGTTGTAGTGGAAGCTGGCAGTTTCACGCGGGCCGCCCAGAAGCTGGACTATGCCCAGTCCAGTATTACAGCACAGATCCAGTCCCTGGAGGCTGAGCTCGGCCAGCCTTTATTTGACCGGATCGGCAAAAAAATCATGCTCACCGATGCCGGACGCCGCTTACTACCCTATGCGCAGGAAATCTCGCGGATGCATTCGCTGGCGCGCGATGCGCTGCGCTCAGAGACGGAGCTGTCCGGTGTCCTGCGCATTGGTGCGCCTGAATCGCTGGCGGCCTTCCGGCTGCCGGGAATTATTAAGGAATTCCGCGGCAGTCATCCGCAGGTTCAGATTACGCTGAAGCCCGGCGCTTGCTGGGAGCTGACCGATTTTGTCCGTACAGGTGAGCTTGACCTTGCTTTTCTGCTTCAGCCGGAGACGGAGTATAAGGATTTACAATGTGAAACGCTGATTCATGAGGCCATGACCATGATAGCGCCGCTGAATCACCCGCTAATAAATGCGGCGGAGGTTGAACCGACGGATCTAAAAAATGAAACCATTCTCCATACCGAGACGGGCTGCACCTACCGGACACTTTTTGAACGTCATTTGAACAGTCACGGCGTATTTCCCGATCCGAATCTGGAATTTTGGAGTATTGAAGCGATTAAGCAGTGTGTGATGTCGGGACTGGGGATCTCCTTCCTGCCGCTGATAACGGTGAGAAGTGAGCTGGCAGAGGGTAAGCTGGCCCGGCTGAATTGGAATGACGAAGCACAGCGTGTAGCCACTCAAATCGTCTATCATCACAAAAAATGGATTTCACCTGCACTTAATGAATTCTTAAATATAGTTCAGACACATGCTCTCAAGTGGCGGGAAGAGGCGGCCAACAGCTGA
- a CDS encoding APC family permease, which translates to MDLFRKKPLVAPLSDNAGNLSKTLGALDLTTLGVGAIIGTGIFVMTGVAAAQHAGPGLVLSFVLAGFACVLSALCYSEFASTLPVSGSAYAYSYVSFGELLAWILGWDLVLEYGVAAAAVSSGWSGYFQGLLDGFGVHLPTALSGAYNADKGTFINLPAVIIILLISYLLTRGVKETARFNAIMVVIKLSVVLLFIFTGVFYVKPENWTPFLPFGFQGVVNGAATVFFAYIGFDALSTAAEEVKRPQRDLPIGIISSLAICTVLYITVSLVLTGIVPYQSLNVSDPVSFALRFVNQNTIAGLISIGAIAGMTTVLLVLLFGQTRLLFAISRDGLLPEILSKVNAKTHTPVRSTWVVGGIIAVLTGFVPLDRLANLTSIGTLFAFLVVSLGVIVLRRTHPDLKRGFRVPWVPFIPLLSAAACGYLMYNLGRETWIGFILWLIIGLLIYWLYGYKHSKLNRK; encoded by the coding sequence ATGGATTTATTCCGCAAAAAACCGCTGGTTGCACCTCTTAGTGATAATGCCGGCAACCTCAGCAAAACCTTGGGGGCACTTGATCTCACTACACTCGGTGTAGGAGCGATTATAGGCACCGGCATTTTTGTTATGACAGGAGTTGCAGCTGCACAGCATGCCGGGCCCGGACTGGTATTATCCTTTGTACTGGCCGGATTCGCCTGTGTGCTTTCAGCACTCTGTTATTCAGAGTTCGCCTCTACACTTCCGGTATCCGGGAGCGCTTATGCTTACAGCTATGTTTCTTTTGGCGAACTGCTGGCCTGGATCCTGGGCTGGGATCTGGTACTCGAATATGGAGTTGCGGCTGCGGCGGTTAGCAGCGGTTGGTCCGGGTATTTCCAGGGACTCCTGGATGGTTTCGGAGTACATTTGCCCACAGCGCTCTCCGGGGCTTATAATGCGGACAAAGGAACTTTTATTAATTTACCCGCTGTGATTATTATTTTGCTAATTTCTTATTTATTAACCCGCGGGGTCAAAGAAACAGCCCGGTTCAATGCTATTATGGTTGTCATTAAGTTATCTGTGGTGCTTCTGTTCATCTTTACCGGCGTGTTCTACGTGAAACCGGAAAACTGGACACCATTTCTTCCGTTTGGCTTCCAAGGGGTTGTGAATGGGGCAGCCACCGTATTTTTTGCCTATATCGGCTTTGATGCCCTGTCAACTGCAGCTGAGGAGGTCAAACGTCCGCAGCGGGATTTACCGATTGGTATTATTTCTTCGCTTGCGATCTGTACGGTTCTCTATATTACTGTTTCCCTGGTACTGACCGGTATTGTTCCCTACCAGAGCCTGAATGTAAGTGATCCGGTTTCCTTCGCATTGCGTTTCGTAAATCAGAATACGATTGCCGGATTAATCTCAATTGGCGCTATTGCCGGTATGACAACGGTTCTGCTCGTATTGCTGTTTGGCCAGACCCGGCTCTTGTTTGCCATCTCACGGGACGGGCTGCTGCCGGAGATTTTATCCAAGGTCAATGCGAAGACTCATACACCTGTACGCAGCACCTGGGTGGTCGGAGGGATTATCGCGGTATTGACCGGCTTTGTCCCACTCGACCGGCTGGCTAATCTGACCAGTATCGGTACACTCTTTGCGTTTCTGGTCGTATCACTCGGTGTTATTGTGCTGCGCCGGACTCACCCAGACCTTAAAAGAGGCTTTAGAGTACCATGGGTACCGTTCATCCCACTGCTAAGTGCAGCAGCCTGCGGGTATTTGATGTATAATTTGGGCAGAGAGACTTGGATCGGCTTTATCCTTTGGCTGATTATCGGCCTGCTGATTTATTGGCTGTACGGATACAAACACAGTAAATTGAATCGAAAATAA
- a CDS encoding L-lactate dehydrogenase encodes MAPPFKPNRVVVIGTGAVGTTTAYTLLLRRRMQELVLIDVNHQKALGEALDMNHGMPFVGGVKLWAGTYEDCREADIIIVTAGASQKPGETRIDLLRKNISIFKDIIQKITKYNQHAILLIATNPVDILAYATLKISGFDRRRVIGSGTVLDSARFRYLIGKHKEIDPRSIHGQIIGEHGDSELPVWSLSNVAGIDLGFDEAERQEIFEDTKNAAYEIIDAKGSTSYAIALALDRIVVSILDNEGAVLNVSTLLNNYNGVSDVFLGAPCVVDRSGVREVLDLPLSEEEQALFRKSGEKLKAEISKLEL; translated from the coding sequence ATGGCCCCCCCATTCAAGCCCAATCGTGTCGTGGTTATCGGCACAGGTGCAGTAGGAACGACAACTGCTTATACCCTGCTTCTACGCAGACGCATGCAAGAATTGGTACTCATAGATGTTAATCATCAGAAAGCACTTGGTGAAGCACTGGACATGAACCACGGCATGCCTTTTGTCGGCGGTGTGAAGCTATGGGCAGGTACCTACGAAGATTGCCGGGAAGCGGATATTATCATTGTAACCGCCGGTGCATCCCAAAAGCCTGGTGAGACCCGAATCGATCTTCTGCGCAAAAACATCTCGATCTTTAAAGACATCATCCAAAAAATTACGAAATACAACCAGCACGCCATTCTGCTGATTGCAACGAACCCGGTCGATATCCTGGCTTACGCCACCCTGAAAATCAGCGGCTTCGACCGCAGACGCGTCATCGGCTCCGGTACAGTGCTCGATAGTGCACGATTCCGTTATCTGATCGGGAAGCATAAAGAAATCGATCCGCGCAGCATTCACGGTCAAATTATCGGTGAACATGGAGATTCCGAGCTTCCGGTATGGAGCTTGTCCAATGTCGCCGGAATTGATCTCGGCTTCGACGAAGCCGAACGCCAGGAAATCTTCGAAGACACCAAAAACGCCGCTTACGAAATAATCGATGCCAAAGGTTCTACTTCTTACGCAATTGCGCTGGCACTTGACCGTATTGTCGTCTCTATCCTGGACAATGAAGGCGCTGTGCTCAACGTCTCCACCCTTCTCAACAACTATAACGGGGTCTCGGATGTGTTCCTGGGTGCTCCATGTGTGGTTGACCGCTCCGGAGTACGCGAAGTCCTTGATTTGCCGCTCAGTGAGGAAGAACAGGCATTGTTCCGGAAATCGGGAGAAAAACTCAAGGCGGAAATCTCCAAGCTTGAACTCTAA
- a CDS encoding aminotransferase class I/II-fold pyridoxal phosphate-dependent enzyme has translation MKTDKAASRQKWRSDKLSHLGSSIFSEVASWKEEARSSGLDVIDLGIGSPDQAPAPEIRQALSAAVLREDSYAYPASKGSAKFRKRAAEWMNWRFGVEVDPEEELVSLMGSQDGLAHLALALCNPGDLAIVPDPGYPIYTGALALAGVRAWPLPLLEENAFLPDLDSIPEAVWQEAVFILLSFPGNPISVTVDLAYMEKLVTYAHKWDVLIIHDLAYSEMGFGGYRPISILQVPEAIHTAVEFHSFSKSFNMAGCRIGFMTGNREAVGALRELKSNVDYGVFNPVQEAAVLALELAMQGDGQLEVAPLYERRRNLFVEALTREGWAVPSPAATMFIWAPLPEGYAFTELEGRSRQFAHELVLKSGVVVIPGDAFGARGEGFVRIALVEDEARLLEAARRIGEYLRSIR, from the coding sequence TTGAAAACAGACAAAGCAGCCTCCAGGCAAAAATGGAGATCGGACAAGCTTTCACATTTAGGCTCATCGATATTTTCGGAGGTAGCCAGCTGGAAGGAGGAAGCACGGAGTTCAGGTCTGGATGTGATTGATCTCGGAATCGGCAGCCCCGATCAGGCGCCAGCTCCAGAAATTCGCCAAGCTTTAAGTGCGGCAGTGCTTAGAGAGGATAGTTATGCTTATCCGGCTTCCAAAGGAAGTGCTAAATTCCGTAAGCGGGCAGCGGAGTGGATGAACTGGCGGTTTGGGGTAGAGGTTGACCCGGAGGAAGAGCTGGTGTCGTTAATGGGTTCGCAGGATGGCTTGGCCCATCTCGCCTTAGCATTATGTAATCCGGGTGACCTCGCGATTGTACCTGACCCGGGTTATCCGATTTATACAGGAGCGCTGGCATTAGCCGGAGTTAGAGCCTGGCCGCTTCCGTTGCTCGAGGAAAATGCGTTCCTGCCGGATTTGGACAGCATACCGGAGGCAGTATGGCAGGAAGCGGTCTTTATTCTGCTCAGCTTCCCCGGAAATCCGATTTCAGTAACCGTAGACCTGGCTTATATGGAGAAGCTGGTTACATACGCGCACAAATGGGATGTACTGATCATTCATGATCTCGCCTATTCCGAGATGGGATTTGGTGGTTACCGCCCGATAAGCATTCTGCAGGTGCCTGAAGCAATACATACGGCAGTGGAGTTCCATTCCTTTTCCAAAAGCTTTAATATGGCCGGCTGCCGTATCGGTTTTATGACTGGCAACCGTGAAGCCGTTGGAGCACTTAGGGAGCTAAAAAGCAATGTAGATTATGGTGTGTTCAATCCGGTGCAAGAAGCTGCGGTGCTGGCGCTGGAGCTGGCGATGCAGGGGGATGGCCAGCTTGAGGTGGCCCCGCTCTATGAGCGCCGGCGGAATCTTTTTGTTGAAGCGCTAACCAGAGAAGGATGGGCCGTTCCCAGTCCCGCTGCAACGATGTTCATCTGGGCACCGCTGCCTGAAGGATACGCTTTTACAGAACTGGAGGGACGGTCACGGCAGTTTGCACATGAGCTGGTGCTGAAGAGCGGCGTGGTGGTCATCCCTGGCGATGCTTTTGGGGCACGAGGGGAAGGCTTTGTAAGAATTGCCCTAGTTGAGGATGAAGCACGGCTTCTTGAGGCTGCCCGAAGAATAGGGGAATATTTGCGGTCGATTCGATAG
- a CDS encoding outer membrane protein assembly factor BamB family protein gives MSKSKLGLTAILASGLLVYSMASITDARSSIINPLNTRSALFAAAKASPSSKPAAIQVRWQAKADGGGFSAGKQPVSNGVIYYSANNILYAKHISTGKLLWSYRNAADPQIVTNNSVFVFANSDHLLKISATTGKLIWKVKVARLPMEVGGQARLINGKVIFANERGGIIAYNPVSGKKLWENPNIPMYAGSIYGEYKGVLVVSSTVDNIRSQFYGLDPATGKKLWRTEGIYNLISANAENFVLQKRSVEQYKTVTAPVQGHLLTLVQLDPATGKITGEENYQPLDDVRRTGSFYTFIQNPYIYAASEDADQSEISLTRFTRGQGDSAASKSYDGFGSWVAGPVEGMAFFQQGTKLTGVNLADDRIVTFNSPSSKVVKVEKKDHYVFASYEDGKFSVMDAESGASLGQFNTGLSYTYFGNVTIDNGTALIRFESKLFAVSLPK, from the coding sequence TTGTCAAAATCCAAACTTGGTCTTACAGCAATTCTGGCCTCCGGCCTGCTTGTTTACAGTATGGCTTCTATAACAGATGCCAGATCATCAATTATCAATCCTCTGAATACCCGCTCTGCCCTTTTCGCAGCTGCAAAGGCCTCCCCATCCTCAAAACCTGCAGCCATTCAAGTGCGCTGGCAGGCAAAAGCAGACGGAGGCGGATTCAGTGCCGGGAAACAGCCCGTCTCGAACGGCGTCATCTATTATTCAGCCAACAACATCCTATACGCCAAACATATCAGCACAGGCAAACTGCTCTGGTCTTATAGAAATGCTGCCGATCCGCAAATTGTAACGAACAACTCAGTCTTTGTCTTCGCTAACAGTGATCATTTGCTGAAAATCTCCGCCACTACCGGCAAGCTGATCTGGAAGGTTAAGGTAGCCCGGCTCCCAATGGAAGTCGGCGGGCAAGCCCGTCTGATTAACGGAAAAGTAATTTTTGCCAATGAGCGCGGAGGCATTATCGCCTACAATCCAGTCTCAGGCAAGAAGCTGTGGGAAAATCCGAATATTCCCATGTACGCTGGAAGCATCTACGGTGAATATAAAGGGGTTCTAGTCGTATCCAGCACAGTCGATAATATCCGCTCGCAATTTTATGGTTTGGACCCGGCAACAGGTAAGAAGTTATGGAGAACCGAAGGGATATATAATCTCATCTCTGCAAATGCAGAAAATTTCGTGCTGCAGAAGCGGTCCGTGGAGCAATACAAGACAGTAACGGCCCCTGTACAGGGCCATTTGCTTACTCTGGTACAATTGGACCCTGCAACCGGAAAAATAACAGGGGAGGAAAACTATCAGCCGCTGGATGATGTCAGACGAACAGGCAGCTTCTACACGTTTATCCAAAATCCTTATATCTATGCGGCAAGTGAAGATGCTGATCAGTCTGAAATTTCGCTTACCCGCTTTACACGCGGCCAGGGGGACTCCGCTGCTTCCAAAAGCTATGACGGATTCGGAAGCTGGGTTGCCGGCCCTGTGGAGGGAATGGCATTTTTCCAGCAAGGCACCAAATTAACTGGAGTCAATCTTGCAGATGACCGTATTGTAACGTTCAATTCCCCCTCCAGCAAGGTTGTCAAAGTGGAAAAGAAAGATCATTATGTATTTGCAAGCTATGAGGACGGCAAGTTCTCGGTCATGGATGCGGAGTCTGGAGCATCGCTCGGCCAGTTTAACACCGGATTATCCTATACTTATTTCGGCAATGTAACCATTGATAACGGAACAGCGCTGATTCGGTTTGAAAGTAAACTGTTCGCAGTCTCTTTGCCGAAATAA
- a CDS encoding tyrosine-type recombinase/integrase encodes MNNSESDYEEELEAFLIWMKDAGYTAYTQKSYLADVREFLEGLNSKPLESVKKLHVVSYLTSVRERGVSDATRNRKHASINCLFKALIELELLSVNPAAGIKKSKTEKNREPVYLDEGDLQRFLSAINGKYRSRNLAVFLLMSYMGLRVGEVHTLNLSDYNAERRLLRVFGKGRKWRNVPVPEDVAPYLEQAMKERLTPWRSKEEAMFISQKGRRLSIRGIQGIAADTFGRFQNGVPEAHRRPYSSHKLRHSFATMLLRKGADLRTVQELLGHSSIQTTTVYTHITSREKEEAMAKLQISMPMMEDSASK; translated from the coding sequence ATGAATAATTCAGAATCAGACTATGAGGAAGAGCTGGAGGCTTTTCTGATCTGGATGAAGGATGCCGGTTATACAGCATATACACAGAAATCCTATCTGGCCGATGTACGCGAGTTCCTGGAGGGCCTAAACTCCAAGCCGCTTGAATCCGTCAAAAAACTTCATGTCGTTTCCTACCTGACTTCTGTACGTGAACGAGGGGTGAGTGATGCTACACGTAACCGCAAACATGCCTCGATTAACTGCCTGTTCAAAGCACTGATTGAGCTTGAGCTGCTTAGTGTCAATCCGGCGGCAGGCATCAAGAAGTCCAAAACTGAAAAGAACCGTGAACCTGTCTATTTGGATGAAGGCGACCTGCAGCGGTTTTTATCTGCTATAAACGGCAAATACCGCAGCCGCAATCTGGCTGTCTTTTTACTCATGTCCTATATGGGACTGCGGGTAGGGGAGGTTCATACGCTTAATCTGAGTGATTACAACGCGGAACGCCGCTTACTCCGTGTATTCGGGAAAGGGCGGAAATGGCGCAATGTTCCGGTTCCGGAGGATGTAGCCCCTTATCTGGAGCAGGCAATGAAAGAGCGGCTAACCCCGTGGCGCAGCAAAGAGGAAGCGATGTTCATTTCCCAAAAAGGCCGGAGGCTCTCCATCCGTGGTATCCAGGGGATCGCAGCCGATACATTTGGACGGTTCCAGAATGGTGTACCTGAGGCGCACCGCCGGCCCTATTCAAGTCACAAGCTGCGGCATTCCTTCGCTACTATGCTGCTGCGCAAAGGGGCGGATCTGCGTACGGTTCAGGAGCTGCTGGGTCATTCGTCTATTCAAACGACAACAGTGTATACACATATTACGAGCCGCGAGAAAGAAGAAGCGATGGCCAAACTGCAAATCAGCATGCCAATGATGGAAGACTCAGCATCAAAGTAA
- a CDS encoding alpha/beta hydrolase, which produces MSDKKIILEPAALKFANDNAEPPFLPDLGPEKGRETVNSVQSGDIYKPEADIQDLTVTGGPGGEVRVRILRPQNTSGDALPVILYIHGAGWVFGNSHTHDRLIRELAVGAEAAVVFPEYSLSPEAKYPTAIEEIYAVLEWIARDGAEYGLDSGKLTVAGDSVGGNMTAAITLMAKERSGPKIAKQLLFYPVTDASFDTESYHLFAEGYFLQRTGMQWFWDQYTTSPEERAQITASPLRASLEQLSGLPEALIITGEADVLRDEGEAYANKLREAGVAVTAVRFQGIIHDFVMLNALADTEAKKGALLLATAWLKQ; this is translated from the coding sequence ATGTCAGATAAAAAGATCATTCTAGAGCCTGCCGCCCTAAAATTTGCCAATGACAACGCGGAGCCCCCTTTTCTGCCCGATCTGGGTCCGGAAAAAGGCCGTGAGACTGTTAATAGCGTACAATCCGGCGACATTTATAAGCCAGAGGCTGACATTCAGGATCTTACGGTCACTGGTGGTCCCGGTGGTGAGGTGCGGGTGCGAATTCTCCGTCCGCAGAATACATCTGGCGATGCTCTCCCTGTAATTCTGTATATCCATGGCGCAGGCTGGGTATTCGGCAACAGCCATACCCATGACCGGCTCATCCGTGAACTGGCTGTCGGTGCTGAAGCAGCTGTAGTATTCCCGGAATACAGCCTCTCTCCGGAAGCCAAATATCCAACTGCTATCGAAGAAATCTATGCCGTGCTGGAATGGATTGCCCGGGACGGCGCTGAGTACGGACTGGACAGCGGAAAATTGACGGTAGCCGGTGACAGTGTCGGCGGTAACATGACAGCGGCCATTACACTGATGGCAAAAGAACGCAGCGGGCCGAAGATCGCCAAGCAGCTGCTCTTCTATCCGGTTACGGATGCCTCATTTGATACCGAATCCTATCACTTGTTCGCCGAGGGATATTTCCTCCAGCGGACAGGCATGCAGTGGTTCTGGGATCAGTACACTACTAGTCCCGAGGAACGCGCACAAATCACTGCCTCCCCTCTCCGTGCTAGTCTCGAGCAGCTTAGCGGTCTGCCGGAAGCCCTGATCATTACCGGAGAAGCAGATGTACTCCGCGATGAGGGCGAAGCCTATGCCAATAAATTGCGTGAAGCTGGTGTGGCCGTAACGGCTGTGCGTTTCCAGGGTATCATCCATGATTTTGTTATGCTGAATGCACTGGCGGATACAGAGGCCAAAAAAGGCGCGTTGCTGCTGGCAACCGCTTGGCTGAAGCAATAA
- a CDS encoding LysE family translocator encodes MFTISTLFLFIGAAVLLILIPGPDLIFAVTQGITNGRRAGVYTAAGLALGNTVHTLAAALGLSIIVTTSPVLFTVFKIAGAVYLFNLAFKSLKYRKTAMVLQAGEKKDKRVLLRKGLLMNILNPKVAIFFLTFLPQFVNYDHGFVPLQMVVLGLVFIILTFLIFGLLAYFAGAFSSKFLEKPRMQEGANLAAGVIFVGLGIKLLTTSP; translated from the coding sequence ATGTTTACGATATCCACCTTGTTTTTGTTTATTGGAGCCGCAGTGCTGCTGATTTTGATTCCTGGACCGGATCTTATTTTTGCTGTGACTCAGGGGATTACGAATGGACGCAGGGCGGGAGTTTATACAGCTGCCGGTCTGGCACTGGGAAACACGGTACATACACTGGCCGCTGCACTTGGGCTCTCGATCATTGTGACTACGTCACCGGTGCTTTTTACGGTTTTCAAGATTGCCGGGGCGGTTTATTTGTTCAATTTGGCTTTTAAATCCCTAAAGTACCGCAAAACGGCAATGGTACTGCAGGCAGGAGAGAAGAAAGACAAGCGTGTACTGCTGCGGAAAGGACTCTTGATGAATATCCTCAATCCGAAGGTAGCGATTTTCTTTCTCACCTTTCTGCCGCAATTTGTGAATTATGATCATGGCTTTGTACCGCTGCAAATGGTAGTGCTGGGACTGGTCTTCATTATTCTGACTTTTTTGATTTTTGGACTGCTTGCATATTTTGCAGGTGCATTCAGCAGTAAGTTTTTGGAGAAGCCTCGTATGCAAGAGGGCGCCAATCTTGCTGCCGGAGTTATTTTTGTAGGGCTGGGCATCAAATTGCTGACCACCTCACCCTAG
- a CDS encoding APC family permease, which translates to MKENHSLKRNIGMPQAIALYIGAVLGSGVLIVPGLAAEMSGPASLLAWGFMTLLILPLALSMGLLSAKFPNAGGVSYFVTLAFGPKAGSLVGWFFLMSVPIGGPVAALTGAGYMTAALGWGDGARIAIAAGMLAIGLITNWIGMQVAGKVQIAVVIAIIAVLVFSFAAALPRMESAHFTPFMPHGWTSIGQSAAILFWCFIGWEAVSHLSEEFKDPQRAAVKGVTIAAIIVGVLYFLSALATVGTQSYLRGGADSSLVWIISQPLGSWGGFIAGLTGLFICTATIIAYTGAASRVAFALSRQGYAPKWMGRLSERYQTPTGAIGFLLACFAAVLFLYGSGLLSITTLIQFPNATFILTYIGGCAAGIRLLKGHRPGVIISWISFAATVAVFPFTGWAIGYPLVITAVFIIIVLLRNKHASIADLSEVNTQQEKSKVI; encoded by the coding sequence ATGAAGGAAAATCATTCACTGAAGCGTAATATAGGGATGCCGCAGGCAATTGCCCTTTACATCGGCGCCGTCCTTGGATCGGGGGTACTGATTGTACCCGGTCTGGCGGCGGAAATGTCCGGCCCGGCTTCCTTGCTGGCCTGGGGGTTCATGACCCTGCTCATTCTGCCCCTGGCGTTGTCTATGGGACTGCTCTCCGCCAAATTCCCGAACGCAGGCGGGGTGTCGTATTTCGTCACTTTGGCCTTCGGCCCGAAAGCCGGGAGCCTGGTCGGTTGGTTCTTTCTGATGTCCGTTCCGATCGGCGGGCCGGTAGCTGCTCTGACTGGAGCCGGTTATATGACAGCAGCCCTTGGATGGGGTGACGGCGCAAGAATTGCGATTGCTGCAGGCATGCTGGCCATCGGACTGATCACGAACTGGATCGGCATGCAGGTAGCGGGCAAAGTACAGATCGCTGTCGTAATCGCCATTATTGCCGTATTGGTCTTCTCCTTCGCCGCAGCACTTCCGCGGATGGAAAGTGCACATTTCACACCCTTTATGCCTCACGGCTGGACCAGTATCGGGCAGTCGGCAGCCATTCTTTTCTGGTGCTTTATCGGCTGGGAAGCAGTATCGCATCTGTCTGAAGAATTTAAGGACCCGCAGCGTGCCGCGGTTAAAGGCGTCACAATTGCCGCCATTATCGTCGGAGTCCTCTACTTCCTGTCGGCCCTGGCCACCGTCGGCACCCAAAGTTACCTCCGGGGCGGAGCAGACTCCTCGCTGGTCTGGATCATCAGCCAGCCGCTGGGTTCATGGGGCGGATTCATAGCGGGGCTAACGGGGCTGTTCATCTGTACAGCCACGATTATTGCTTATACCGGTGCAGCTTCACGTGTGGCTTTCGCGTTGTCCCGTCAAGGTTATGCCCCGAAATGGATGGGCCGTTTATCGGAGCGGTATCAAACACCTACCGGGGCTATCGGTTTTTTGCTGGCCTGTTTTGCAGCCGTATTATTCCTGTATGGCAGTGGTCTATTGTCCATTACAACCTTGATCCAGTTTCCGAATGCCACTTTCATTTTGACCTATATCGGCGGCTGCGCTGCTGGCATCCGGCTGCTCAAAGGCCACCGTCCCGGTGTCATAATCAGCTGGATTTCTTTTGCGGCTACGGTGGCTGTGTTCCCTTTTACCGGCTGGGCGATTGGCTATCCGCTGGTCATCACTGCGGTTTTCATAATTATTGTCTTACTAAGAAATAAACATGCTTCTATTGCTGACCTGTCTGAGGTAAATACCCAGCAGGAGAAGTCCAAAGTAATCTAA
- a CDS encoding glycoside hydrolase family 113, whose amino-acid sequence MKELFFKGMTYGWESTRGAFRQPYAEDSLRKLAETGSEWIALSFWTWQDTVHSTNIYFDYGYTMTDRDIEHAVRLAKELGLKVCLKPVVNSRDGIWRARIGFPEEGDSYWEAWFKSYTNFIKHYAELAEELECEMFCIGCEMVATESRETEWRHLIGEVKSLYTGPIVYNANHGKEEGIEWLDAVDYIGTSAYYPVASVPGDSYENMRLAWEEQKPRLRALAERFGKPLVFIEIGCRSAVGCATMPWDFTHKELPASEEEQANFYRSALETFWDEPWFAGFFWWDWSTRLYKAEEASSNVGFDIYGKEAEQVLREYYKRPVIR is encoded by the coding sequence GTGAAAGAACTGTTTTTTAAAGGAATGACCTATGGCTGGGAATCAACGCGAGGGGCGTTTAGACAGCCATATGCGGAGGATTCACTGCGTAAACTGGCAGAGACCGGAAGTGAATGGATTGCTTTATCCTTCTGGACATGGCAAGATACGGTGCATTCAACAAATATTTATTTTGATTACGGATATACGATGACTGACCGGGATATTGAGCATGCTGTGCGTCTGGCGAAGGAGCTGGGGCTGAAGGTATGCCTGAAGCCGGTAGTAAATTCAAGGGACGGCATCTGGAGAGCGCGGATCGGTTTTCCCGAGGAAGGGGACAGTTACTGGGAAGCCTGGTTTAAATCCTATACGAATTTCATCAAGCATTACGCAGAGCTGGCAGAGGAGCTTGAATGTGAGATGTTCTGTATCGGCTGTGAAATGGTGGCGACAGAGTCAAGGGAAACAGAGTGGCGACATTTAATAGGTGAGGTTAAAAGCTTATATACCGGTCCGATCGTATACAATGCGAATCACGGCAAAGAGGAGGGCATCGAATGGCTTGATGCTGTGGACTATATTGGAACAAGCGCCTATTATCCGGTAGCCTCCGTTCCGGGTGATTCCTATGAGAACATGCGCCTGGCCTGGGAGGAACAGAAGCCGCGGCTGAGGGCATTGGCTGAGCGGTTCGGCAAGCCGCTGGTCTTTATTGAAATCGGCTGCCGCAGCGCGGTTGGCTGCGCTACTATGCCATGGGACTTTACGCATAAAGAACTTCCCGCTTCCGAAGAGGAGCAGGCGAATTTTTACCGCTCGGCGCTTGAAACGTTCTGGGACGAACCCTGGTTTGCGGGATTCTTCTGGTGGGACTGGAGCACTCGCTTGTATAAGGCTGAGGAAGCCTCTTCCAATGTCGGTTTTGACATCTATGGTAAAGAAGCAGAGCAAGTTTTGCGGGAATATTACAAACGCCCTGTCATCAGATAA